One Oceanispirochaeta sp. M1 genomic window carries:
- the arcC gene encoding carbamate kinase, translated as MDNKKIVLALGGNAIIKKGDTGDFYSQWDNTYKSMEPVVDMIAEGYDFVITHGNGPQVGALMLMVDKSRDSVPETPLGVADAMTAGSMGYMLEQNIQNLMIRKGIWKNVVTVPVQMVVDKKDPSLANPTKPIGPFYTEEIAKKLAEENNWIVKEDAGRGWRRYVASPYPLDVIEKDAVRLLHNQGYVVVTCGGGGIPVYYEEDGTIEGVDCVIDKDLASMKLALTVGSKILVIITGVPAVAIKWGTPEEKVLSEMTLAEARYYMSQGEFPAGSMGPKIQAAIEFVQADSENRVIITDVESLKDSLAGKAGTVIKAY; from the coding sequence ATGGACAATAAAAAAATTGTTCTCGCACTTGGCGGGAATGCAATTATTAAAAAAGGTGACACTGGAGATTTCTACTCCCAGTGGGACAATACATATAAGAGCATGGAACCAGTGGTGGATATGATTGCCGAGGGATATGATTTTGTTATTACCCACGGAAACGGTCCTCAGGTCGGTGCCCTCATGCTTATGGTAGATAAGAGCCGGGATTCTGTACCCGAAACTCCCCTGGGTGTTGCAGATGCAATGACTGCGGGTTCCATGGGATACATGCTTGAGCAGAATATCCAGAATCTGATGATCAGAAAAGGGATCTGGAAAAATGTAGTAACGGTTCCCGTTCAGATGGTTGTTGATAAAAAAGATCCTTCACTTGCTAATCCTACAAAGCCTATCGGACCTTTCTATACAGAAGAAATTGCGAAGAAACTGGCTGAAGAAAATAACTGGATAGTCAAAGAAGATGCCGGCCGTGGATGGAGAAGATATGTTGCATCTCCCTATCCCCTGGATGTTATTGAAAAAGATGCGGTCCGTCTGCTTCACAATCAGGGTTATGTCGTTGTTACCTGCGGCGGCGGCGGAATCCCTGTGTATTATGAAGAGGATGGTACAATCGAGGGTGTAGACTGTGTAATTGATAAAGACCTTGCCAGTATGAAGCTCGCCCTGACTGTGGGAAGTAAAATTCTTGTTATCATTACAGGTGTACCTGCAGTAGCCATAAAGTGGGGAACTCCTGAAGAGAAGGTTCTCAGTGAGATGACTCTTGCAGAAGCCCGTTATTATATGAGTCAGGGGGAATTCCCCGCAGGTTCCATGGGGCCCAAGATCCAGGCTGCCATTGAATTTGTTCAGGCCGATTCTGAAAATAGGGTCATCATTACTGATGTGGAAAGTCTGAAAGATTCTCTTGCCGGTAAGGCCGGTACTGTAATCAAGGCATACTGA
- a CDS encoding APC family permease, protein MEENKKMNLFQVIAYLISGIIVLDTFAAPAEMGLSAIGLWLIVTIFFMIPNGFINAELGAAYPDGFVSWVKESMGKLHATIAGWFYWVNVAMWLPAVFIVFTIWIAYAFNLFDTGYWNNTVMFVVAFVANWALIFTVRRGIDLGVFLSTLGTIIKVGVLLIFGTLGIVYVAQNGIEGTGLSVGSFFPTLANITSIGFVTAIVFNLLGLELIAAITDKVRGGAKALPKAIIVGSIIIGALYIFGTYGVLAAATEADLADVGFITDALPNGLYILVENVGLPVWVYTVLMIGVLFTLMSNMIAWIIGASEILEDVTFAQDFKVFNERHPKYGTLSKSYILLGIISSVFLVIGFFILDAINGEAFWTVLALSMVIFIFPYIYLSPAIIKLRKRDGVEGRSFVIPGGNVGMWIASILNFVFIALAIVMLFVDQSPLYYSIVIPGTIITAIIPFILHKFSKDKSATA, encoded by the coding sequence TTGGAAGAGAATAAGAAGATGAATTTATTTCAAGTCATTGCATACCTGATCAGCGGTATCATCGTGCTTGATACATTTGCCGCTCCTGCAGAGATGGGACTTTCGGCCATTGGACTCTGGCTGATAGTCACAATATTTTTTATGATTCCCAATGGATTTATCAATGCGGAACTGGGTGCTGCCTACCCTGACGGTTTTGTATCCTGGGTAAAAGAATCCATGGGTAAACTGCATGCCACCATTGCCGGATGGTTCTACTGGGTCAATGTAGCCATGTGGCTGCCTGCTGTTTTTATAGTATTTACAATCTGGATAGCCTACGCTTTTAACCTCTTTGATACAGGTTACTGGAATAATACTGTCATGTTTGTTGTTGCCTTTGTTGCAAACTGGGCTTTGATCTTTACCGTGAGAAGAGGAATCGACCTGGGTGTCTTTCTGAGTACCCTTGGTACAATCATTAAAGTCGGTGTTCTCCTTATCTTCGGTACTCTGGGTATCGTTTATGTGGCTCAGAACGGAATTGAAGGAACCGGTCTCTCTGTAGGCTCATTCTTCCCAACTCTTGCTAATATTACAAGTATCGGCTTTGTTACTGCCATTGTATTCAACCTGCTGGGACTGGAACTGATTGCCGCCATTACCGATAAGGTAAGAGGAGGAGCCAAGGCTCTTCCCAAGGCCATTATTGTCGGTTCTATCATCATTGGTGCCCTCTATATTTTCGGTACCTATGGAGTACTTGCTGCTGCAACAGAAGCTGATCTCGCGGATGTCGGATTTATTACAGATGCTCTCCCCAACGGATTGTATATTCTTGTTGAAAATGTCGGTCTCCCTGTCTGGGTTTATACAGTACTGATGATTGGAGTTCTTTTTACTCTAATGTCCAATATGATTGCCTGGATTATCGGTGCTTCTGAAATCCTTGAAGATGTAACTTTCGCACAGGACTTCAAAGTGTTTAACGAACGTCATCCCAAATATGGAACTCTTTCCAAGTCATACATTCTGCTTGGAATCATCTCTTCCGTATTCCTGGTAATCGGATTCTTTATTCTGGATGCCATTAACGGAGAGGCTTTCTGGACGGTACTGGCCCTCAGTATGGTTATATTTATTTTCCCCTATATCTATCTTTCTCCAGCCATTATCAAGCTGAGAAAACGGGATGGTGTAGAAGGCAGAAGCTTTGTGATTCCCGGAGGTAATGTGGGTATGTGGATAGCCTCCATCTTAAACTTTGTATTTATTGCCCTCGCTATTGTCATGCTCTTTGTCGATCAGTCTCCTCTGTACTACTCAATAGTTATTCCGGGAACGATCATTACGGCGATTATTCCCTTTATTCTGCATAAGTTCAGTAAAGATAAATCGGCTACTGCATAG
- the aguA gene encoding agmatine deiminase, with protein MSKRIDSTPKKDGYRMPAEFEPHDKTWMLWPERTDNWRNGAKPAQKAFVEVAKAISQFEPVVVGVSAGQYQNALEMLPEAVKVVEMSNDDSWIRDCGPTFVVNDSGDLRGVDWEFNAWGGLVDGLYFPWDKDDQVARKVCEMEGVDSYRTEGFVLEGGSIHVDGEGTCFVTEACLLSEGRNPHMTKEEITQNLKDYLNVEKVIWLEEGIYLDETNEHVDNIIHVVAPATICLAWTDDENDPQYAMSKKAFDLLSNETDAKGRKFTIHKLYTPSPFIIVTKEESEGVDSVDGTLPREEGDRQAASYANFLIVNGGVILPVFGRAEDEKAKAVIQKALPDHKIVTVPGREIVLGGGNVHCITQQQPKRLAK; from the coding sequence ATGTCAAAGAGAATAGATTCAACACCGAAAAAAGATGGTTATAGAATGCCCGCAGAGTTTGAGCCCCATGATAAAACATGGATGCTCTGGCCCGAAAGAACTGATAACTGGAGAAACGGGGCAAAACCTGCACAGAAAGCATTTGTTGAAGTGGCAAAGGCTATTTCCCAGTTTGAACCTGTAGTTGTAGGTGTAAGTGCAGGGCAGTACCAGAACGCTCTGGAAATGCTGCCTGAAGCCGTTAAAGTTGTCGAGATGAGCAATGATGATTCATGGATCAGAGACTGCGGTCCCACATTTGTTGTTAATGACAGTGGTGATCTGCGGGGAGTTGACTGGGAATTCAATGCCTGGGGTGGACTGGTTGACGGTCTCTATTTCCCCTGGGACAAAGATGATCAGGTAGCCCGTAAGGTCTGTGAAATGGAGGGTGTTGATTCCTACCGTACAGAAGGTTTCGTACTGGAAGGCGGTTCTATCCATGTGGATGGTGAAGGTACATGTTTTGTTACCGAGGCCTGTCTGCTCAGTGAAGGCAGAAATCCTCACATGACCAAAGAAGAAATTACACAGAACTTAAAAGACTACCTGAATGTTGAAAAGGTTATCTGGCTGGAAGAGGGTATTTATCTCGATGAAACCAATGAACATGTTGATAACATCATTCATGTAGTGGCACCTGCAACAATATGCCTGGCATGGACTGATGATGAGAATGACCCTCAGTATGCTATGAGCAAAAAAGCATTTGACCTTCTGTCAAATGAAACCGATGCCAAAGGACGTAAGTTCACTATTCATAAGCTTTATACCCCCTCTCCTTTTATAATTGTTACTAAAGAGGAATCTGAAGGTGTTGATTCAGTAGATGGAACTCTTCCCAGAGAAGAGGGAGACCGTCAGGCTGCTTCATATGCAAATTTCCTGATTGTCAACGGCGGAGTAATCCTGCCTGTATTTGGCAGAGCAGAAGATGAGAAAGCCAAAGCGGTCATTCAGAAGGCTCTGCCCGATCACAAAATAGTAACTGTTCCCGGACGAGAGATTGTTCTGGGTGGTGGAAATGTTCACTGTATCACTCAGCAGCAGCCTAAAAGGCTTGCTAAGTAA
- the argF gene encoding ornithine carbamoyltransferase, translated as MKLPSSSATDLNKKDLTHMISMQDFSKKEMDDMMELMDMLKQARHDNAVPQLFKGKSVAMIFEAGSTRTRVSFETAATILGGHALFLSPKDIHLGGKESIDDTARVLSRMCDMVMARTNEPETIDALAKMSTVPVINGLDTRYHPTQMLADFYTIKEHMPTGKTLSDLTLAFMGDATDVCRSLLLTCTKYGMKFKQIGPVKYQMEQEWLDQADKNCAISGGSYEITSDTSKVSECDIIYGDSFYWTTQYDEKDERLAAFMPDYVITEELMSKAKPGAMLLHCLPANDKEEVTREALEGEYSVAFDEAENRLTAQMAILVYFTRKYVKEPDAATVKKHEDKINSFLKTL; from the coding sequence ATGAAATTACCTAGCTCAAGTGCTACTGATCTTAATAAAAAAGACCTTACCCATATGATCTCCATGCAGGATTTTTCCAAGAAAGAAATGGATGACATGATGGAACTCATGGATATGCTGAAACAGGCCAGACATGACAATGCTGTTCCTCAGCTTTTTAAAGGCAAATCAGTTGCTATGATTTTTGAAGCAGGTTCAACAAGAACAAGAGTTTCATTTGAAACAGCGGCTACTATTCTGGGAGGACATGCACTGTTTCTCTCCCCTAAAGATATTCACCTCGGTGGAAAAGAGTCCATTGACGATACAGCCAGAGTTCTGTCAAGAATGTGCGATATGGTCATGGCCAGAACCAATGAACCCGAAACAATCGATGCACTGGCAAAAATGTCCACTGTACCCGTAATCAACGGTCTTGATACAAGATATCATCCCACACAGATGCTGGCGGACTTCTACACAATCAAAGAACATATGCCCACAGGAAAAACACTCTCAGACCTGACACTGGCCTTTATGGGTGATGCAACTGACGTATGCCGTTCTCTACTCCTTACATGTACAAAATACGGGATGAAATTCAAACAGATCGGTCCGGTAAAATATCAGATGGAGCAGGAATGGCTCGATCAGGCAGATAAAAACTGTGCTATCAGCGGCGGTTCTTATGAAATCACATCAGATACATCCAAAGTCTCCGAATGCGATATCATCTATGGTGACAGCTTTTACTGGACAACACAGTACGATGAAAAAGATGAAAGACTGGCCGCATTTATGCCCGATTATGTCATCACCGAAGAATTGATGTCTAAAGCAAAACCAGGTGCAATGCTCCTTCACTGTCTTCCTGCCAATGACAAGGAAGAAGTTACAAGGGAAGCTCTTGAAGGCGAATATTCAGTTGCCTTTGATGAAGCTGAGAACAGACTGACCGCACAGATGGCTATTCTGGTTTACTTCACACGTAAATATGTAAAAGAACCCGATGCGGCAACTGTGAAAAAGCACGAAGATAAAATCAATAGTTTTCTTAAAACTCTATAA
- a CDS encoding sodium:solute symporter family protein, translating into MNWYLFGIGFYILLLVAVSIYASKKVKTGEDFAVAGRSLPYWLLSFTFAGLWFGGGTVIGTTGVAFEYGFWSTDAAWGVIPDPYGAGLCLILAGLFYFNTLRKLKGVTLADFFEARFGKKAGLLSTLVMIFGWVFFVAAQIVVFGKVFNSILGWSYNLSIWLGVILVVLYTIAGGLWSVALTDMVQMIIVLAGIIIAVPVGLNAVGGFSEIKANLPGEMISFIPSFNPDFSTMGRWLPWIAGWMTIGLGSIASPDINQVAQAGATDRDVKWASITAGFIYWFFGSLVVLLGLIGAALVAKGTLTLEMLGGDSELIMPVMIQQLFPLPLAVIFVSAILAAVMSSADGALLALSTLFTRNILPFFQKKTVDPKKELLYSRLVVVIFAVVTTIIGISYPHAYLLMNFGFDSLLAGLFVPLTLAIYWKRTTEKGFFAGVISGILVRVILCGFLEGWSMETVMYPEKWYLYTMIAPLVNLVFTVSVSLMEKKVNE; encoded by the coding sequence ATGAACTGGTATCTCTTTGGAATAGGATTCTATATATTGCTTCTTGTGGCTGTCAGTATCTACGCGTCAAAAAAGGTAAAAACCGGAGAGGATTTTGCTGTAGCCGGACGATCCCTCCCCTACTGGCTCCTCTCTTTCACCTTTGCCGGATTATGGTTCGGAGGCGGAACAGTCATCGGAACAACAGGTGTGGCTTTCGAATACGGATTCTGGAGTACCGATGCAGCCTGGGGTGTTATTCCTGATCCATACGGTGCGGGTCTTTGTCTTATTCTGGCAGGACTTTTCTATTTTAACACTCTAAGAAAACTAAAAGGAGTTACCCTGGCGGATTTCTTCGAAGCAAGATTCGGAAAAAAAGCAGGGCTTTTATCAACTCTTGTTATGATTTTCGGCTGGGTCTTTTTTGTAGCCGCTCAGATCGTTGTATTCGGGAAGGTCTTTAATTCTATTCTGGGCTGGTCATATAACCTTTCAATCTGGCTTGGAGTAATCCTTGTAGTCCTCTACACAATTGCAGGGGGCCTCTGGTCTGTTGCCCTGACTGATATGGTACAGATGATTATTGTTCTGGCAGGGATAATAATTGCCGTTCCTGTCGGCCTTAATGCAGTGGGAGGATTTTCAGAAATAAAAGCAAATCTTCCCGGAGAGATGATCTCCTTTATTCCCTCATTTAATCCGGACTTCAGCACCATGGGACGATGGCTCCCGTGGATTGCCGGTTGGATGACAATCGGTCTGGGATCTATAGCCAGCCCGGATATCAACCAGGTTGCTCAGGCAGGAGCCACTGACAGGGATGTAAAATGGGCCAGTATCACAGCAGGGTTTATATACTGGTTCTTCGGTTCTCTGGTAGTACTTTTAGGATTAATAGGAGCAGCTCTGGTAGCGAAAGGAACCCTTACTCTTGAAATGCTGGGAGGTGACAGTGAACTGATTATGCCTGTGATGATTCAACAACTCTTTCCCCTCCCCCTGGCAGTCATTTTTGTATCGGCAATCCTGGCTGCGGTTATGTCCAGTGCCGACGGAGCACTCCTTGCTCTATCGACTCTCTTTACCCGGAATATTCTTCCTTTTTTCCAGAAAAAAACAGTAGATCCTAAGAAAGAACTTTTATACAGCCGGCTTGTAGTTGTTATTTTTGCTGTTGTTACTACAATTATAGGAATATCCTATCCCCATGCCTATCTTTTGATGAACTTCGGATTTGACAGTCTGCTGGCGGGATTATTCGTTCCCCTTACACTGGCAATATATTGGAAAAGAACTACTGAAAAAGGGTTTTTTGCAGGAGTCATTTCCGGTATATTGGTACGGGTCATTTTATGTGGTTTTCTGGAGGGCTGGTCTATGGAAACAGTCATGTATCCGGAAAAATGGTATCTATATACCATGATCGCGCCCCTAGTGAACCTTGTGTTCACAGTATCAGTTTCGCTTATGGAGAAAAAAGTAAATGAATAA
- a CDS encoding Lrp/AsnC family transcriptional regulator, with translation MNNSSIPLPFDQLDYEIITLLNEDARMSAADMEKRSGANQRNIRKRLNRLLELGAVRLKGIVEPKVFGYGISVDIFLACEDGYEDEILKELTEMDPICYLAVGQSSNELSIEGRFQDFESMDHFLKKELGAIEGLSIKGFAMVPRIVKNIDSWLPPHEIFKD, from the coding sequence ATGAATAACAGTTCAATTCCACTGCCTTTTGATCAGCTGGATTATGAAATAATAACTCTTCTTAATGAAGATGCCCGTATGTCTGCTGCAGATATGGAGAAGAGATCAGGTGCCAATCAGAGAAATATCCGCAAGAGACTGAACAGACTTCTGGAACTGGGAGCGGTCCGGCTTAAAGGAATCGTAGAACCGAAGGTTTTCGGGTACGGAATTTCGGTGGATATATTCCTGGCCTGTGAAGACGGATATGAAGACGAAATCCTGAAAGAACTGACTGAAATGGATCCAATATGTTACCTGGCAGTGGGTCAGTCATCTAATGAACTCTCTATAGAGGGCCGCTTTCAGGACTTTGAATCTATGGATCACTTTCTTAAAAAAGAACTGGGAGCCATTGAGGGGCTGAGCATAAAAGGCTTTGCCATGGTACCCAGAATAGTAAAGAACATAGACAGCTGGCTTCCGCCCCATGAAATCTTTAAAGACTGA
- a CDS encoding amino acid ABC transporter ATP-binding protein, producing the protein MKLELDNLYKHYGDLKVLDGVSLSLEDIHSLVFIGPSGGGKTTLLRLIAGLEKPDGGNILVNDRPIEFGSEDSLREYRKKIGMVFQAYNLFPHLTALENITLPLVKVHGYEERTAQEEALILLERFQLADQAFKKPAQLSGGQKQRIAICRAVAIRPEFLLLDEPTSALDPEYTSEVLDLIGELRAEGMRLILVTHEMGFARQAADYLLFVGDGGLIGQGTPAELFDQNADERVSRFFNKVLKYN; encoded by the coding sequence ATGAAACTTGAGCTTGATAATCTATATAAACACTATGGAGATCTGAAGGTTCTGGACGGAGTCTCCCTCTCTCTGGAAGATATTCACTCTCTGGTATTTATCGGTCCTTCAGGAGGAGGGAAGACAACTCTACTCCGCCTGATTGCAGGACTTGAGAAACCTGACGGTGGAAACATCCTCGTCAATGATCGTCCTATTGAGTTCGGCAGTGAAGACAGCCTGCGGGAGTACAGGAAGAAGATCGGTATGGTTTTTCAGGCCTATAATCTGTTTCCACATCTAACCGCCCTTGAGAATATTACACTTCCTCTGGTCAAGGTTCATGGCTATGAGGAGAGAACGGCTCAGGAAGAAGCTCTTATTCTTCTTGAACGTTTTCAGCTGGCAGATCAGGCTTTCAAGAAACCTGCTCAGCTTTCGGGCGGGCAGAAACAGCGGATTGCTATCTGCAGGGCTGTAGCCATCAGACCGGAATTCCTTCTGCTGGATGAACCGACTTCTGCACTTGATCCCGAGTATACATCCGAGGTCCTGGACCTGATCGGAGAACTCCGGGCTGAGGGTATGCGTCTTATTCTTGTTACCCATGAAATGGGATTTGCAAGGCAGGCGGCAGATTATCTTCTTTTTGTGGGTGACGGCGGATTGATCGGGCAGGGGACACCTGCCGAACTCTTTGATCAGAATGCTGATGAGAGGGTGAGCCGCTTTTTTAATAAAGTACTGAAATATAACTGA
- a CDS encoding amino acid ABC transporter permease, with protein sequence MNFLTEREGEDNRFAHFFSWLLIALLLAGVFWFGFSRLGYRFAWDTIYDYRINFLRGYGMTVLISLFALVLSLVLGILFGLGQGSRLLPFRYLSLFYIELVRGTPLLVQILIFFYVIANAAGIHNRFVVGVLIMALFSGAYIAEIIRGGVQSIGESQRETARSLGFSSYQTYRFVIFPQVITRILPSLAGQLASLIKDSSLLSVIALKEFTMAAREMNANTFSTMEAYIPLAIGYLLLTLPISRLTRILERKFSYET encoded by the coding sequence ATGAACTTTCTTACTGAACGGGAGGGTGAGGATAACCGCTTTGCTCATTTCTTCAGCTGGCTCCTGATCGCCCTTCTCCTGGCAGGAGTTTTCTGGTTCGGCTTCAGCCGGCTGGGTTACCGTTTTGCCTGGGATACCATATATGACTACCGGATAAACTTCTTAAGAGGATATGGGATGACAGTTCTCATCTCTCTCTTTGCCCTTGTACTCAGTCTGGTACTTGGAATCCTCTTCGGTCTTGGACAGGGTAGCCGTCTGCTTCCCTTCCGTTATCTCTCCCTCTTTTATATTGAACTGGTGAGAGGAACCCCCCTGCTGGTGCAAATTCTGATCTTCTTTTATGTCATTGCCAATGCTGCGGGGATTCATAACCGCTTTGTTGTGGGAGTTTTGATTATGGCTCTTTTCTCGGGGGCATATATTGCAGAAATTATCCGCGGCGGTGTTCAGAGTATCGGAGAGAGTCAGAGGGAAACAGCCAGGTCTTTGGGATTTTCATCCTATCAGACATACCGCTTTGTGATTTTCCCTCAGGTAATTACCCGGATTCTGCCCTCTCTGGCAGGACAGCTGGCATCTCTGATAAAAGACTCGTCTCTCTTATCTGTTATTGCATTAAAAGAGTTCACAATGGCAGCCAGGGAGATGAATGCCAATACATTCTCAACCATGGAAGCCTATATTCCGTTGGCCATAGGTTACCTGCTTCTTACTCTGCCGATCTCCCGTCTGACCCGTATTCTGGAAAGGAAATTCAGCTATGAAACTTGA
- a CDS encoding transporter substrate-binding domain-containing protein, which yields MKKIRIALMLLLVLSAVLVSSCSKEEDKSLVVAMELQFPPFEMADADGTPTGISVEMAYALGEYLDRPVKIENTSWTGLIPSIQSGKADLIISSMSVTEERAKVVDFSIPYAASGLTLLINKDSKVSGYSDLAKEGIVIAVKSGNIGALWAQENVPQENIRIFDEVAACALEVSQGKVDAFIYDALTTFELQKKFPETTVVNLENIPGTSGGWGVAMKKGSSLKPEIDAFILEYRNKGGFENLEKKYLTEMKQVFDDAGVSSFFDLMK from the coding sequence ATGAAAAAGATAAGAATTGCTCTCATGCTTTTACTTGTATTATCAGCCGTACTTGTTTCATCCTGTTCCAAAGAGGAAGATAAATCACTGGTTGTAGCCATGGAACTTCAGTTCCCACCCTTTGAAATGGCAGATGCTGATGGCACTCCCACTGGAATCAGTGTTGAGATGGCCTACGCTCTCGGTGAGTACCTGGATCGTCCGGTAAAAATTGAAAACACATCCTGGACCGGTCTGATCCCCTCAATACAGTCTGGAAAGGCCGATCTTATTATCTCTTCCATGAGTGTTACAGAGGAAAGAGCAAAAGTTGTGGATTTTTCCATTCCCTATGCTGCCTCCGGACTGACTCTGCTTATCAATAAGGATTCAAAAGTATCCGGATATAGTGACCTTGCTAAGGAGGGTATTGTTATAGCCGTAAAATCAGGAAATATCGGAGCCCTCTGGGCTCAGGAAAACGTTCCTCAGGAAAATATCAGGATCTTTGATGAAGTTGCAGCCTGTGCTCTGGAAGTTTCCCAGGGTAAGGTGGATGCCTTTATCTATGATGCTCTGACAACCTTTGAACTGCAGAAAAAATTTCCAGAAACAACAGTTGTTAATCTGGAAAATATTCCTGGAACAAGCGGTGGCTGGGGAGTCGCCATGAAAAAAGGCAGCAGTCTGAAGCCCGAAATTGATGCTTTTATCCTTGAATACCGCAATAAAGGCGGTTTTGAGAATCTAGAGAAAAAATACCTGACTGAGATGAAGCAGGTATTTGATGATGCTGGTGTGTCTTCCTTTTTTGACCTGATGAAATAG
- a CDS encoding sugar diacid recognition domain-containing protein, translating to MAILTPEFAQQFIQKTLKNLPYNVNIMNHEGIIIASKDNSRVGDFHEVAHGLLSGKMDSGVVTNKDRFIGTKPGINMFIDFKEKHIGVICVSGDPENVKSFAGFVKTSMETMLAYEIQMSKNQRAMGSAEKFLHYVLFEEDYNFEEATRLYDRYGIECSKLITMIIMRCSLRIDRDMVIRALASGNETHHKSIFIKGRNDDIIIMRNLDNNVNEGIRDYKEQVFSYIWDLEEKIPVELGENDLKYYVGSLQTRIDMYRTSYIHAQQIALYPRLSLNNKVVFFLDHIQDYIRNSVTMKLYNDIFSAFHSLFQGDEKIVMIETIKALDANNYNLVNTSKDLHVHRNTITFRLNKLKSTLNIDPLVIGSDRELLNELSHYLDKY from the coding sequence ATGGCCATCCTCACTCCTGAATTCGCTCAACAATTTATTCAAAAGACACTAAAAAATCTCCCCTACAACGTAAATATTATGAATCATGAAGGGATTATTATTGCCAGTAAAGATAACTCCCGGGTTGGGGACTTTCATGAAGTGGCACATGGTCTATTATCTGGAAAAATGGATTCTGGAGTTGTGACAAATAAAGACCGTTTTATCGGAACAAAACCCGGTATAAATATGTTTATAGATTTCAAAGAAAAGCATATCGGTGTTATTTGTGTATCAGGAGATCCGGAAAATGTTAAAAGCTTTGCCGGTTTTGTCAAAACATCAATGGAAACAATGCTTGCCTATGAAATCCAGATGTCAAAAAATCAGAGGGCTATGGGGAGCGCTGAGAAATTTTTACATTATGTCCTTTTTGAAGAGGATTACAATTTTGAAGAAGCAACCCGTCTTTATGATAGATATGGAATAGAGTGCTCCAAATTGATCACCATGATTATCATGCGCTGTTCCCTCAGAATTGATAGAGACATGGTGATAAGGGCCTTGGCTTCAGGAAATGAGACTCACCATAAAAGCATTTTTATCAAGGGCAGAAACGATGATATTATCATTATGAGAAATCTGGATAATAATGTAAACGAAGGTATCAGGGATTATAAAGAGCAGGTTTTCAGTTATATCTGGGATCTGGAAGAGAAGATTCCTGTTGAACTGGGTGAAAATGATCTCAAGTACTATGTAGGGAGTCTGCAGACCAGAATTGATATGTACAGGACATCCTATATTCATGCACAGCAGATTGCCCTTTATCCCCGTCTCTCCCTGAATAACAAAGTAGTATTTTTTCTTGACCACATCCAGGATTACATACGGAATTCAGTAACAATGAAACTGTACAATGATATTTTTTCAGCTTTCCATTCCCTTTTTCAAGGAGATGAAAAGATTGTGATGATAGAAACTATTAAGGCTCTGGATGCAAATAATTATAATCTGGTTAATACCAGCAAGGATCTTCATGTACATCGCAATACAATAACATTCAGACTCAATAAGCTAAAAAGTACTCTGAATATTGATCCCCTAGTAATTGGATCAGATAGGGAACTCTTGAATGAACTGTCACATTATCTTGATAAGTATTGA